One window from the genome of Bacillus rossius redtenbacheri isolate Brsri chromosome 12, Brsri_v3, whole genome shotgun sequence encodes:
- the LOC134537909 gene encoding uncharacterized protein LOC134537909 produces MSQLKDNLTDHEIIVHCDFSENYNLKFAEEIQSFHFGGARQQISMHTVVVYRKSSETLETKCFCTVSCSLQHNAPAIWAHLFPVMNVVVPDSIHTVHFLSDSPSGQYRNKSMFLFLANHIGNRFTGATNVTWNYQEAGAPDGIGGVCKRTADRIVAQGRDLPNIDTLVDVLQEHCLGVKIFSVSETEITKISDVIEKGKVLPFKGTLKVHQVKATNNPNRLSLRRLSCFNCSDKCGHYEIGTLTYEDSPTSGLDSEEELGMISSYSSSQIQYEDVYTDTETLCTDTSENDFSSVTTGMYVLVEVLQVHTNKKKQEYSNKKYMYAALCQSRVDEDDEIKVVFLKLVSKNENVFLIDDTDVSYINTENVLPQPCLLVKGNRLYYKFPSFVEVHERQ; encoded by the coding sequence ATGTCTCAACTGAAAGATAATTTGACAGATCACGAAATCATCGTACATTGCGACTTTAGTGAAAACTATAATTTAAAGTTTGCAGAAGAAATCCAATCATTCCATTTTGGTGGTGCACGGCAACAAATATCAATGCACACTGTTGTTGTTTACAGAAAGTCCTCCGAAACACTAGAAACAAAATGTTTCTGCACAGTATCATGCTCTCTGCAACACAATGCTCCAGCAATATGGGCTCATCTGTTTCCAGTGATGAATGTTGTTGTTCCAGATAGTATTCACACTGTACATTTTCTTAGCGATAGTCCATCTGGCCAGTACAGAAACAAATCAATGTTTTTGTTTCTAGCCAATCACATAGGAAATCGTTTTACAGGTGCTACAAATGTTACATGGAACTATCAGGAAGcaggcgcacctgatggaattggAGGTGTGTGCAAACGCACAGCAGACAGGATTGTGGCTCAAGGAAGGGATTTGCCCAACATAGATACTTTGGTCGATGTTCTTCAAGAGCATTGTCTGGGAGTCaaaattttttcagtttccgAAACAGAGATCACAAAGATTTCTGATGTGATTGAAAAAGGGAAAGTTTTGCCGTTTAAGGGAACACTGAAAGTTCACCAGGTGAAAGCAACCAATAATCCAAACCGGCTTAGTCTGCGAAGACTATCATGTTTCAATTGTTCAGATAAGTGCGGTCATTATGAGATTGGTACACTGACGTATGAAGATTCACCAACATCAGGTCTTGATAGTGAGGAAGAGCTGGGTATGATTTCCAGCTACAGCAGCTCGCAAATTCAATACGAGGACGTGTATACCGATACTGAAACTTTATGCACAGACACTTCTGAAAATGATTTTTCAAGTGTTACTACAGGAATGTATGTGTTAGTAGAAGTTCTCCAGGTTCATACAAATAAGAAGAAACAAGAATATAGTAATAAGAAGTACATGTACGCAGCACTTTGTCAATCCAGagttgatgaagatgatgaaataAAAGTTGTATTTCTTAAACTTGTatcaaaaaatgaaaatgtgtttCTCATCGATGACACTGACGTATCATACATTAATACAGAGAATGTTCTTCCCCAGCCATGTCTTCTTGTTAAAGGGAACAGACTTTATTATAagtttccttcttttgttgaagtGCACGAGCGTCAGTGA